One genomic window of Synergistaceae bacterium includes the following:
- a CDS encoding (2Fe-2S)-binding protein: MELIQKHPILEFKHGREVTFSFDGNELKGFEGEPIAMALHANGVHIYRVTPEMKRPRGFFCAIGKCSSCFMMVDGVPNIRTCVTPLEAGMKVETQHGKGLVPMETK, translated from the coding sequence ATGGAACTGATACAGAAGCACCCGATACTGGAATTTAAACATGGCAGAGAAGTGACATTCAGCTTTGACGGTAACGAGCTCAAAGGATTTGAGGGGGAGCCGATAGCGATGGCACTTCACGCGAACGGGGTACACATCTACAGGGTAACGCCTGAGATGAAACGCCCGCGCGGCTTCTTCTGTGCGATAGGCAAATGCAGCTCATGCTTCATGATGGTTGACGGAGTTCCGAACATAAGGACCTGCGTCACGCCTCTTGAAGCGGGCATGAAAGTCGAGACCCAGCACGGCAAGGGGCTCGTACCCATGGAAACGAAA